Genomic segment of Calditrichota bacterium:
AGAGCATTACCCCCATCATGTGCCATTTGCCCGGAACGGCGTGGCAGAAGGTGTGCAATCGCCCTTGCGGGTCCATTTCCGGCTTGTCCGCGAAGGCAAACACCACCCCGGAGGTGCCGAGCGTCGAGGAGATGATGCCCTTGCTCACCACGCCGGTACCGACTGCTCCTGCAGCCTGATCGCCACCTCCTCCCACCACCGGCGTCCCTTCGCGCAGGCCGGTCTGCTCCGCGGCGACGCGGCTCACCTTGGCCGTCGCCACCGGCGACTCGGCACATTCCGGCAAAAACTCGCGCGGGATGTCCAGTATCTCCAGCAGCTCTTTGGACCACGTCCGGTTTTTGACGTCAAAGAGAAGCGTTCCGGAGGCATCCGAGACCTCGGTGGCAAAGGTGCCGGTGAGGCGGAACCGCACATAGTCCTTGGGCAGGAGAATGGTGCGCACCCGTTCGTAGTGCTGCGGCTCGTTCTTGCGCAGCCAGAGGATCTTGGGGGCAGTGAAGCCGGTGAGCGCAGGATTGCAAGCTAACTCCATGAGGCGCGCCGCGCCCACGCGCGAGGTGATCTCCTGACACTCCTCTCCGGTGCGCTGGTCGTTCCACAAAATGGCCGGGCGGATGACTTGGTGGCCTTCGTCCAGGAAGACGGCACCGTGCATCTGTCCGGAAAGCCCGATGCCGGCAATCTGCCCGGCAGCACCTGGCACCTTGGCCAAGACGGCTCTTATGCTCGCACACACCGCCCGCCACCAGTCTTCCGGGTCTTGTTCAGACCAATTGGGACGTGGCGTGTACAAAGGGTATTCTTCTGTTGCCGAGGCCACCACGGTCCCGTCTTCCTGAATGAGTAGGGTCTTGGTCCCGGTGGTGCCGACGTCGATCCCCAGCAGGTATGCCATACGTTCCCTCCTCTGTTGCGGTTTTGCCGAGTCTCAATCGCGTTTCGCGGGCAGGAGGTGAATGACGGTGAGCTCCGGTCGGCAAAACAGGCGAAAGGGGACGAGGGCGTTCCCAATGCCCCTGTTCACGTACAGCTTGGTATGGCCAAAGGAGAACAGGCCTGCTGCATAGCGCCTGCCGATCTTGGTCTGGCTGAACAGGGCGCCAACTCCCGGCAGGCGAACCTGCCCTCCGTGAGTGTGGCCGGCAAGGACAAGGTCAATGCCCAAATCCTCCGCCGGGTGTACCATGTCAGGGGAGTGGGCCAAGAGCAGCCGAAAGCTCCCCTCAGGGATGCCTCTTGTTGCCGCCCGTATCCCCTCCCGTTCCAAGGCAAAGTCCAGCCACCCCTCTGGATCTGGGCCTTTGCCGCAGAACGATTCGCTCAGCAGGACGCTGTCGCGAGAGATGTCCACCACGCGCAGGTCGGCAAAGCGGCGGGTGCCATGGCCGTGGCTCCACAGCCCCACTGTCCCGTGAGAGAGGCGCGCCTGCGAGGTGTCGACAAGGAGCAATTGCCAGCTCATTGGCTCAGGACTACCTTCTTCCCACACCTTGGCGCTGACCTTCGTGCAATTGGCCATCGATTGTGCCCTGATGCGAAACCAGTACCAGCGCTCCGCCTCCGCGGAGAGTGCCAGGTCGACGGGGGGCACAGGCGAGCCGTGCGCGTCCAGGCGAAACCCAGGCAACCCCTCGCGCCAGCGCAGGCGGTAGAAGCGGTCTTCGCCACTGCCAAAGCCGGAGTAGACAGTGACCCCCATGCCGGCCTCCCCAGAGCCGGAGTAGCTCATGGCGCCGGTACACTCGTAGTCTTGCCAAAGTGCGCTTCCGGGTCCCACAAAATGCGAATAGGCGTTGTCCGTAGAAAACCCTGCCTGGAGAATACATCTCTCGCCGCTCCGGGCAGTGGTAAAGTCAGCATAGAGGGCAGGGTGGAAGGAGAAAAAGTCCGCGCCGAGCACATAGAGCGAACTCCCGCCGAGGTCGACACGCTGGTGTTGGTTGCAGAGCACGGTGGCACCAGTGGCGCGCAGCGCATCCAGGACGGTGTTGTTGAGTTCCTTTTGCGCCACCAGTTCATTGTTACCCCGCACGATGAAAAGGCCGTGCCTTGGACGCAGCAAGGAGGTAAACTCGCGCACGGCAGCCAGGGCCGGCTTCAACTGAGCCGAGCGTTCCTTGGCTATCCAGTGCGAGGAGCCAATGAGGTCCCCAGTGATGACGACGAGGTCCGGCGCAAAGCTATTTGCCCGCGCTGCCACCCTCCGGTGAAAGTCGGCAAGAGTGTGCAGGTGAAGATCGGAAAGTTGCACGATGGTGATTGGCTTTGAGCCAGGCGGCAGCTTTTCCGTTTGGAGGGAGAGGTGCGTAACCTGTAGGCGGGAAGGCTCGATCCAGCGGGCGTAGGCGAGGAGCGCTGCCAGCAGAAAAACGCCCAAAAGGGGGATGAGGCGGATCCAATTCCGGACGCGAGGGGCCTTCAGGAGGCGTTTGGGCCTCCTCGAGGCTGGCCCAAGGATCCGTTCTTTTGCCGTCCGCGAACTCATACCGACTCGTGCGTTCTTCTTCCGCTGCGTACCTGCTTGGCAGCAAATTTACACACAAAGGCCGAAAGAGGCAATCTATTTTTGCGCGTGAACCACCCGATTGTGAGGGGATGATGGCCAGCGCAGAGAATGCACCGCATTCGGCGCAAGGGTTGGGGGGAGTGCAATGCCTTCATGCATTGCAGGGTGGGGCAACCCCTCGCCCCCTCCGCGGCCTGGGGCCGCGTGGCGCCGCATAAAGGTGGCGCATTCCCGACGTCGGACAGGCATTCCCCCTCTTCTCGCCCTCCGGGTGCAACCGGTTTTCCTCTTGTTTTGCTGGGGGAAATTTCATATATTTTGCCGCCTCAAGAACGAGGCGGCGCGATGGTGAGCGTAGCTCAGCTGGATAGAGCACTAGGCTGTGGCCCTGGTGGTCGCGGGTTCGAATCCCGTCGCTCACCCTACCGCTTGGGCAAGGCGCGCCGGCGCGACAAGCACACACGCCTGTCCGCCTCCGTTGCCACGACACGTCCCCTTCGTCTAGTGGTTAGGACTCAGGATTTTCGATCCTGCAACAGGGGTTCGACTCCCCTAGGGGACGCTCACTTCGACGGGCGAGAAAGCCCCGTGTGCGGCACGGTCTCTCGCCCGTTTTCCTTATCGGCAAGCACAGAACAGTCCCAAGCCGACAGGGGCACGAGGCCGCGAGCGCAGATGTTCTGCCGACCTCGACTCTACGCGACCACGTAGGGGCAAGCCAGAGCGGCCGAACGACTCGCGGATCCTTTCGCGCCAATCTTCAGGCCCAATGCGTGGGGAAGGCGTTCGTTTCTTCTTTTCTTGGCCCAGCCAGGGTATGGCGCAATGAGCGCTC
This window contains:
- a CDS encoding metallophosphoesterase produces the protein MSSRTAKERILGPASRRPKRLLKAPRVRNWIRLIPLLGVFLLAALLAYARWIEPSRLQVTHLSLQTEKLPPGSKPITIVQLSDLHLHTLADFHRRVAARANSFAPDLVVITGDLIGSSHWIAKERSAQLKPALAAVREFTSLLRPRHGLFIVRGNNELVAQKELNNTVLDALRATGATVLCNQHQRVDLGGSSLYVLGADFFSFHPALYADFTTARSGERCILQAGFSTDNAYSHFVGPGSALWQDYECTGAMSYSGSGEAGMGVTVYSGFGSGEDRFYRLRWREGLPGFRLDAHGSPVPPVDLALSAEAERWYWFRIRAQSMANCTKVSAKVWEEGSPEPMSWQLLLVDTSQARLSHGTVGLWSHGHGTRRFADLRVVDISRDSVLLSESFCGKGPDPEGWLDFALEREGIRAATRGIPEGSFRLLLAHSPDMVHPAEDLGIDLVLAGHTHGGQVRLPGVGALFSQTKIGRRYAAGLFSFGHTKLYVNRGIGNALVPFRLFCRPELTVIHLLPAKRD
- the xylB gene encoding xylulokinase, with the protein product MAYLLGIDVGTTGTKTLLIQEDGTVVASATEEYPLYTPRPNWSEQDPEDWWRAVCASIRAVLAKVPGAAGQIAGIGLSGQMHGAVFLDEGHQVIRPAILWNDQRTGEECQEITSRVGAARLMELACNPALTGFTAPKILWLRKNEPQHYERVRTILLPKDYVRFRLTGTFATEVSDASGTLLFDVKNRTWSKELLEILDIPREFLPECAESPVATAKVSRVAAEQTGLREGTPVVGGGGDQAAGAVGTGVVSKGIISSTLGTSGVVFAFADKPEMDPQGRLHTFCHAVPGKWHMMGVML